TTTTTTCATgatgtgtcaattttattttacttttaaaaaattacttatttaaggaTATTTTGATCGATTCACTGCAAAATTAAATTAGTCATCAACTCTAAAGTTCAGTCAACAGTGACAGATCAACAAAAATGTGTcatttaaacaacaaaaaaaaggtctggggaccatttttaaagtaaaatgaaagtacagtgacaaaataaaatgtttttaaaatgcagggactaaaactcaaatgataataataataataatagaagtACGTGAATTGTCATGTTATTACTAGtcatttatacattttttttaaaatttctttaacacatttttaaattggacattttttttatataaaaaatttagcgTGAGGGGAAGGTGTCACAGTTTAAGGGGGAAGACTTTAGAGCTTTTAGAACATTTATAAAgtaattgaatttatttctcTTCAAGAGCACGAGCGGAATTCGAATTCAGGATCTTTCGAATCTAAGACCTGTCATTTTATCACTAGACGAAACTTTTGGAGTTTTAAATCAGACATATTAAGTCCGGATTCTTTATTATTCAACTATGCACCCCATTTTAATGGTATAAATAGATGAATTGTTGATTCATATCGATCATGGTGTGAAATTAATTtatggatttggatcctcttaTGTTGTTTGTGTTCggtcttttttcctttttctaatCTAACGATTGTTGATTCAcgaagggaaaaaaaaagaacaatgcagaagaaagaaaaaaagatgaaTGGATGGTTGAGATGAGgacaaaataaagaaattgaGAGAAAGGGTTGGAGAGGATCCATATCCTTAATTTATAATGACAAAACATATACTTTAAACTCTTAAATTATAATCATTTTAAACAATTCAATGTTTTGGGCACTTTTGGGTTTAAATCGTACctcttgaaaaaaaatattattgttacAAAAAATATGTAGATTTTCGAAATTGAGAGTTTAAATTTAAAGAAAGGAAATAATGAATAGAGAAAGTGTTATGGATTTTGTGTTAGCTCTTATGTTTGTTTGTATTGATCTGttagttatttggtttgtgTGGCTTAGCGAGTGTCTAGTCGCTAAGCGAGATTGCTTGTATGTTTGTCTATTATTCtgttatgttttttgtttttgcactCTTCCTGTAAAAGGCATTTGCTAGTGAAATAAAACGTTAAAGAGCTTCATTTTCttaacaattggtatcagagtctGGTTGTAACGATTTGTTCTctatctatctctctctctctctctctctctctatctctatctctctctctctctctgtctaGTTAGTTACACAAAGATCGTTAGTTTCACAAAGTTTCTTCTTTCAAGTTTTCATGGTTGAATCAAGCAATTTCATGCAACCATCCATTCGTAGATTTGATGGTTATTATGATCAATGAGCTATGTTTATGAAGAGTCTTCAGATCTAAAAAGTATTGGAATCTCATTGAGAATGGTGTGATTACTACACCTAAAAGTGCAACGCAAGAACATCAGAAAGTTGCAGATGAAAGTCGTTTGAAGGATCTGAAGTTAAAAACTATCTGTTTAAACTTTAAAGCCATTGATATATAGATCAATTTTTGAAACAATTCTTGTTCGTGACACTGTCAAAGACATTTTGGATTCAATGCGCCAGAAGTATCAAGGATGCACAAAGGTTAAGAGGGCACAATTGCAGGCTTTGGGGAAATATTTTGAGGTTCTCAACATGAAGATTGGTGAATCGATTGAAGATTATTTCTCGAGAGCACTTGTAATTTCTAACAAGATGAATGCTCATGGTGAAAAGTTAACACAAGGTATCATTGTTGAAAGGATCTTGTGTTCTTTAACCTCAAGATTCAACTATGTGGTGTGTTTCATTGAAGACTCCAATGATATGACTGCAATGACTGCTGATGAGTTACAAAGTAATTTGCTTGTGCACGAGCAACGAATGAAAGGTCAAAAGGAAGATGGACAAGTTCTCAATGTCTCCAATGGAGGAAGGTGCGGAAGAGAACGTAGTGGCAGAGGTAGAGGACATGGAGGTAGAGGCATGGAATTCAACAAAGAAACTTTTGAATGCTACAAATATCACAAACTTGGTCACTTCCAATCTGAATGTCTACAATCCTAACTCAAATTGGTCCTAAACTCccaaatatatttcaaaaagtGCAAATAAGCTgcttaaatttttgaaattgttccctaatttcaatatttaaatttgacccaaaacttttaaaatttatataagtgcctaaaaaaatattaacattgaAATCTTTTATTACTCTATCCAAACAAAGTACATTTACAAATAAAGGTAATTCAATTGAATCATTTGAATAacttaaaattctaaattttagtaaaatcaTCCAAAGacacaatttgaaatttttgaaaagtttTAGGGGCTAAATTGCTAATTGACCCCTAACATTCCGCGAATTTTCAAAggtaatataaaaagaaaaactaaattaaaattagaGAAATGATATAGAGTTCTTGAtagttaaacatattaataaaaaaaattatatagaaattgttcaatactttaaaaattaaaaaagttatctttttatttttattttatttttatttttgatatgtTTAGTTAGTGCTCCAGAAACACTTTTGATGTACATggtcacaaaaggaaaattatcACAGCTAGTGAAGTAACTCAGACaaatattctaaaaaattatacatattaTTGTAAAAGTATTGTACTCTAATTGAGAAATGGTGGATGATTAGCTAGctaattagcaacaaataataataaacgcGTAACAGGGTCCCAATATCAATTGGTTCCAACACTAAAATCATAACAAAGCCTAATACATGATTTTTGCTTCCCACCCCCcaagaaaaataatactaaaaattatttaaaaactaaaaataaaagaacaagaTAAGTATAAAGAAACAGAGAGGAACATGGGTCTATAACCCTTTAAACTAAGGTCTTAGGCCTATAAATACCCAAGTCTTAGCCACAATATTTCACAACTTAAAACAAAATGGCTTCTTCATTTTGGACCctttgtttgattattttagCATCACTAATCTCTTCTTCATTCTGTGCTCCTCCAAGGAAGCCAGTGGATGTACCATTTGGTAGAAACTATTACCCTACTTGGGCTTTTGATCATATCAAATACTTCAATGGTGGTTCTGAGATTCAGCTTCATCTTGATAAGTACACTGGTTAGTGTTTAACAAACTTCATTATTCTTTCCACTTAGTGagtatgtcagaatcacggAGATCCATCGTGATTTTATAGAAATTACAGAATGTAGTGTTTTGAAAAATCATAGTAGGTCACTGTGATTCTGACATATCCACCATCATGCAAAACATAGAATTTATATTTTGGCCGAAtttgggttaaaaaaaaattgtgacatTGTTAATTTTTCTAACTACTTTCTGAACAGGTACTGGTTTTCAATCCAAAGGTTCATACTTGTTTGGTCATTTTAGTATGAACATTAAGATGGTTCCTGGTGATTCAGCTGGAACAGTTACTGCTTTCTATGTATGTGTAGGAAAATTtcaactaaaaatttattttgtttctatttttagtattttgttgaatgacttttttttatgattgGAACTATTTTACAGCTATCTTCACAAAATGCTGAACATGATGAAATAGATTTTGAGTTCTTGGGGAACAGAACAGGACAACCTTACATTTTGCAAACAAATGTGTTCACTGGTGGTCAAGGTAACAAAGAACAAAGGATCTTTCTTTGGTTTGATCCTACAAAAGAGTTTCATAGATACTCCATTCTATGGAACATGTACCAGATTGTGTAAGTATACTTTGATGAAACTATTGTCTTAAAACATTCTTTCATACCCTTTTTCATCACACACCTAAATCTAGTTCATTTTTCAGATTTATAAATTGCATCTTTAAAGTTGCTATGAGTTTGACAAAACCACACTAGTACAACATTGTCAATTTAAAATGTATGGTGTATTTGGTTTTATTGATTAATATAAATGATCAGTTTTTCAATAaagctaaaaataatttatttttttaatagtaagaAACTGAGAGTATTTAACGTATTTGGCCAATttagattaacttatttttgagcttacgaaataatttatttaaataaataagtttttatgtcaATTCATACTTTCTCATTAAAGTAAAAAATGTATCTTAATAAactattatttcataaatatcttaacaaacttataaataatatataaaaattattttgcataaattaaaaaataagtcgATTGAAATGAGGTTTAAACATTAACCACATCACATTCAAGtcatttttaactaaaataattttttttttaaaataatgtaattaattTAATCTTAATCTATGATTGGCTGTGCAGGTTTTTTGTGGATGATGTACCAATTAGAGTGTTCAAGAACAGCAAAGATTTAGGAGTAAGATTTCCATTTGACCAACCAATGAAAATCTACAACAGTTTATGGAATGCAGATGATTGGGCAACAAGAGGTGGATTAGAGAAAACAGATTGGTCAAAAGCACCATTCATAGCAGGATACAAAAGTTTCCACATAGATGGTTGTGAAGCTTCTGTTCAAGCAAAATTCTGTGCTACACAAGGTAAAAGATGGTGGGATCAACCTGAATTTCGTGATCTTGATGCTGCTCAATGGCGTAGACTAAGATGGGTTCGTGAAAAATTCACCATTTACAATTATTGCACTGATAGAAAACGTTTGCCTCAAATTCCTCCTGAATGCAAAAGAGACCGtgacatttaaatatttatgatcatatgatatatgatattgtatttttatttttattattgtttgttCTCTTATTTATATGCTTTCAAAAAATACTAGTATGTCACATTGTTGTGACATTTCTGTTTATGGtatcaattatttatttccaCTATTGTTCGGACGAGTTATGTAAATTGAGAAGTGGATATATTTATGTATTTGtgacattatattatattgaaatattaataataatattttcacaTGGTAGTAGTATTATTGAAACTAtaaaagattttatttattctattgGGGTGTGCTATAATGGCAAGTGCTGGAGAAGCAGTTGTAAAATTTGCATAGGGgggtgtttatttatttttgaatttgtagATCTGTGTTCTGATCCACTGGTCCCATAGTAGAAAGTGGTGAGGTGGTGTTGTTGAAAATTAGGACAAAAAAGACACTGGATCCTGAAACGTGGCTCCACTGAGCACTATAAGCATGTGAACGTACTGCATACAATGCATAGGAGAAAAtcaaatgattattttttatagtacaTAATATCGAGGGAACCCGATAAAAACAATGAAGTCAATACTCTAAAATCATAAGAATtccacccaaaatcttaagcACGTTCTAAAGTTGATCCAATACTAGGATTCACTCTCGCTCCCCCATCAAAATAATAGTGTCAATGTTCTAGAACCATAAAAAAGAGAGACACTACATCTGTACCAAAAATtttaaggcattaggttaatgAGTCAACTCTCTTATAAATCTATCATTCTTCTCATTCATAGTCGATTTGaaacttaaccactcacacttgatacctaacacataatatatatactctAACTAGtcctatttataaaaaaattactttttaaattcatatattGTTAGATGTATCTTGTcaatatgaattaaaaaataaaatttttacttATGATAAGGATCATAGGGAGTAATTTTTTGCTTCAggaaaaaaatgatgatttaaTAGTTCTAGTAGTATTATTTAGGCTTCAAATTCGATCCTAGGACGGTTTAGAATTTTATTATTACAAGTTTTTGGCTTTGGCACGTGTGGTCATGTGTATTAATGTGCTTATAAGGATGTAGTAGTTTAATGTTGCATAACATGGATGGATCGTGTATGATGACAATAACAATGTAATTAGATCAAATTAAATTTGACAGGTACATCTGAAAATGATATAGCACTGCTAATGTCTTGCATTGTTTCAAGCCGAAATGAACGGTTTGAAGAGCTAAAAATACCAATGAGATTCACACCATAATCATTGGCGTTGCCAGGAACTTGATCAGCAGttcaaacttttaaaatttaatcaataattataattataatatattattaatatatattcaaAGAATTATATAGtactcaaaaaattaatatatatatatatatatgctctaCAGTTGTCCTTTAGGCGATGTCATGTTCTGAAACCGTTGCATAATCAACTCGTTATCAACTTTGTCGAGCACTTTTTTCTCAATATAAGTCACAAGACAATCATTTAGAAATTCATCTCCCAATTGATTGTGCATTCTTGTCTTCATATCAGAAAATGACCGTTCAACGGTTGTCACAGGCAAAATCATTGCTAACCTCAAAAGTTGATAAACTAACGGATAAACAATAAGCCTTTTAGTTTCAaccaatttattttaaagatcaCTTATTCTTTTTAAAGATGCAAATTCAACACTCATATGCATATCAACGATGTAAGTCTCAAGTTAATTATCAAGCATCATCAATCTAGTTTGACAAAATTCAGTTGGATAAAACTTTGCAAATTCAATCAATTTTGCCTTGTCAAAACTAGAAAACAAGTTGGTTGGACACAAACAAGTCATACAAATGAGCAACCGACTATTTTTCTCATTAAAACAGTTGTTAAGTTCTTGAAGCTGCATGTCcacaatattataaaataattcaatgcgATAACGGTTCCCTATTGTGATAATGATTTGAGTTTAGTTGGGTCAGTGGTGTAATAGAAAAAAATGAAGgggttcaaaatataaattatatagagatatatgtgtttttttttataaaaaaaatccggGGGGTTTAGTTGACCCCCTTCAGCTATAGGTGGAGACGCCTATGACCACAATTGgttaattaaacatataaataacaaacccatggtttttattttttggtagataGATAAAATGACAAATTATTGAAAACTCAACACACATAAAATGAAAGAATCGATATTCGAATTTCGATCATAATATCTTACTTAATAATTTTGGTATGTATGTCCACCAAACAAAATTTTAGTGGCTTAGACGAAATATGAATTCTCACCTAGGTCTAGGAGTCAGTTAAGTAGTTACAGCCAAGCTCGTTTCTATAATTTTAGTGACTTATGAGCGAACTTATAATTTCGACctaaaatttgaattcctaaaaaacattgaatttttaaaaattgctTGCAATATGAATTTGTGAAGTGATCTCTTAACTAGTTAGGCCCAGCAGCGGACCTAGGGGGCTGTGGTGGGCCACGGcccacccccaaaaaaaaaaaaatttcataccaTGGGAATTTACTATACTACCcctgaaaaaaattatatgaaaagaAATACTATGTTTTCCTTCTTTCATTCGCGCTCTGTTCTTTAAGTTTAACACCGCCGTACCTGAAGCTTTGTTCTCTCGTTCTCGACGGCTTCGATCGTTTTTTCTCCGTCTCCGACAACCTCACTGAAACACGACTTCATCTCGCCTCTAACCCTCTGTGAAATACGACCATCTCCTCACTTAAAATCATTCATCGGTGTCGACGGTCGACGGCGAATCGTTCTCCCTCTTTGTGACACTTCTTCTCTGTTTTTAGAAAGGTAAGCACTTTTTTTCTCTATTCTTCACGTTTTTGATTGTTTAGTTTGAATGAATGATTTTGTTATTGGAAATTTTGTGAATTGTGAAGCAATTTTAAAACATGTGGTTTGATATTGAGAATGttttaacaaactaaaattGATTACAATCTTTGAAAATATTATCCTTAAAGTATTGATTGTTGTTAATCTTTGTTGATTGTAATCCCCTAACCCTAATCCATTTGTTTCTAGCAGATAGCATGACTGTTTTCATTGAAAGGGAAATTAGTGCaagtattagttcagatgtattattgatgatttcgcGTCGCTAGATACACGTAGAGTGTTATTTTAAGGTATGTAGTTTAATTTTCTAGTATCAACTTTGTTTTTATATGTActacttaatatttttttttggataagtTGTACtacttaaattttaatttgcaatattatagtttattttagcGGCCCACCCGCGTTTTTAttcctggttccgccactgGTTAGGCCAAATCCATTGACTGTCCCTCACAAATTTTACAAATTAGTTTTAATGATCAAACATCAAAATCTTTTTAAAATCATTCTTGTAAAAGAAAAACAGTGGAAAATCTATTTCCCTAACATGTCATTgatgttttgttcttttctgtGTTTTTCCCCAACAGTCGCTTTCAATTTTGggggaaaataaaaaagagcTGAAAAGTGGCATTATGGTGAAGTTGAAAACTCAgcaaacaattattttattccGTAAATTGCAGCAGAATGAGTTTTGGAATCTTTCGTATTATGTCCATAAGCGTGTAACCATATGatggttatttttattttatttttataaaaaaaaaattattttataaaataaaaatttaggtGAGGTGGACTCCTATACAACTCACAAAAGCAACAAGGCTCCATAAGCGCTTACAAGAAAATTGTTATTtgaatttggcttatttttgcaTTTGTGAAAATAgcaaataaaattttatcttgattcataatttttaatcaacaaaagttatatttttaaaagttgtTTAATCATTTACTACTTTGAAAAgcttataattatatataaaaatttatttatttatataagttggttcgcataaactcaaaaataaactaattcaaatAAACCCTGAATCATtacaattgaaaaaattaagagaataaCGTGTAACATAGAcatttaaattaagaaaaattaagaGAATAAAATGGAGAAGATCTATTCACGCCAACAAGGAAGTACTTACCAATTGTCCAACAACAGAAGAAAATCCTGAACTTAACTAAAGAATTAATTTCAAACTTTATAAAATATGAGTGAATTTCTAATCAACTGAACCGACTTTGATCaccttttatatttgtttttttcaaaGTAAACAAAAATGGACCACGTgattcatttttctttgtttctaaAGTTTTTGAT
This genomic interval from Trifolium pratense cultivar HEN17-A07 linkage group LG6, ARS_RC_1.1, whole genome shotgun sequence contains the following:
- the LOC123889752 gene encoding xyloglucan endotransglucosylase/hydrolase 1, which gives rise to MASSFWTLCLIILASLISSSFCAPPRKPVDVPFGRNYYPTWAFDHIKYFNGGSEIQLHLDKYTGTGFQSKGSYLFGHFSMNIKMVPGDSAGTVTAFYLSSQNAEHDEIDFEFLGNRTGQPYILQTNVFTGGQGNKEQRIFLWFDPTKEFHRYSILWNMYQIVFFVDDVPIRVFKNSKDLGVRFPFDQPMKIYNSLWNADDWATRGGLEKTDWSKAPFIAGYKSFHIDGCEASVQAKFCATQGKRWWDQPEFRDLDAAQWRRLRWVREKFTIYNYCTDRKRLPQIPPECKRDRDI